A window of Gemmatimonadota bacterium contains these coding sequences:
- a CDS encoding GIY-YIG nuclease family protein — translation MPRPAYVYILANWKRATYIGVTTNLPRRIEWHLSGASGGFASKYRLRRLVHVEVLPTPIEGIRREKELKAWRRERKLALIEATNPGWRDLVAEWGWRGPLDSASG, via the coding sequence ATGCCGCGGCCCGCGTATGTCTATATCCTCGCCAACTGGAAGCGCGCCACCTACATCGGTGTCACCACCAATCTCCCGCGACGAATTGAATGGCACCTGTCGGGCGCCTCGGGAGGGTTCGCGTCAAAGTACCGCCTGCGCCGGCTGGTCCACGTGGAGGTGCTCCCCACCCCGATTGAGGGGATCCGCCGCGAAAAGGAGCTCAAGGCGTGGCGGCGCGAGAGGAAGCTCGCCCTAATCGAGGCGACGAACCCAGGGTGGCGGGACCTGGTGGCCGAGTGGGGTTGGCGCGGCCCCCTGGACAGCGCCTCCGGTTAG
- the argF gene encoding ornithine carbamoyltransferase, with the protein MSPRHFLSFADITRAELRTLLDTARAMKRGEYHEKPLADKHIGLIFAKSSTRTRVSFEVGTRQLGGHAIFLSARDIQLGRGEPLKDMARVLSRFVDGMMIRTFAHADVEELAAWSAVPVINGLTDLLHPCQLLADLLTIDEAIGSLDGKVVAWVGDGCNMANSWIEAAGLLGFELRIACPEGYEPDKAIYDANRTRTKIMITEDPDEAVAGAHVINTDVWVSMGQEAEIAVRKQAFKGYIVDEALLTRADPSAIVLHCLPAHRGEEISEGVLEGPQSRVWDQAENRLHAQKALLAMLFT; encoded by the coding sequence ATGTCGCCTCGTCACTTCCTCTCCTTTGCCGACATCACCCGCGCCGAGCTCCGGACCCTGCTCGACACCGCGCGGGCGATGAAGCGCGGGGAATACCACGAGAAGCCGCTCGCCGACAAGCACATCGGCCTGATCTTCGCCAAGAGCTCGACCCGCACCCGCGTCTCCTTCGAGGTCGGGACCCGCCAGCTTGGCGGACACGCGATCTTCCTTTCGGCCCGCGACATCCAGCTCGGCCGCGGCGAGCCGCTCAAGGACATGGCCCGCGTCCTCTCCCGCTTCGTCGACGGGATGATGATCCGGACCTTCGCCCACGCCGACGTCGAGGAGCTGGCCGCCTGGTCGGCCGTCCCCGTCATCAACGGCCTGACCGACCTGCTCCACCCCTGCCAGCTCCTCGCCGACCTCCTGACCATCGACGAGGCGATTGGCTCGCTCGACGGCAAGGTCGTGGCCTGGGTGGGCGACGGCTGCAACATGGCCAACTCCTGGATCGAGGCCGCCGGCCTCCTCGGCTTCGAGCTCCGGATCGCCTGCCCCGAGGGCTACGAGCCCGACAAGGCGATTTATGACGCCAACCGGACCCGCACCAAGATCATGATCACCGAGGACCCCGACGAGGCAGTCGCGGGCGCCCACGTGATCAACACCGATGTCTGGGTCTCGATGGGGCAGGAGGCCGAGATCGCCGTGCGCAAGCAGGCCTTCAAGGGCTACATCGTCGACGAGGCGCTGCTTACCCGAGCCGATCCGTCGGCGATCGTCCTCCACTGTCTTCCCGCGCATCGCGGCGAGGAGATCAGCGAGGGTGTGCTCGAAGGGCCCCAGTCACGCGTCTGGGATCAGGCCGAGAATCGACTCCACGCCCAGAAGGCCCTACTTGCGATGCTCTTCACATGA
- a CDS encoding aminomethyl transferase family protein — MTDLLTQYRALTGGAASWTAPGLGQFELTGSDAHALVNRLTTADITQLPPGRFVHALLLRDDATILGRVTIYRFPDQLMLLVDAAQKEAAWEYLVARKRGTVRMRDISDDVCVITVRGPAAAVRLARLLDPTPTEGGDVVGARLAGVDLFAARATLDGPEGFDFFCRQRDRASLESALKSAAVEPVGEEAWQLFRAEWGTARVGFEIDAEDTPVEAGLESQVAEGKGAPFPGETALAARRRTGAIKRLAGFSVAGDELPPVGASVRVGGHLVDRVRSVVRSPRVGIIGMTALPTSTEAAGTPLVIESDGRSWTADVVRRPFVSRSTPPLEPEG; from the coding sequence ATGACTGATCTCCTCACGCAGTACCGCGCCCTCACCGGGGGCGCGGCCTCGTGGACTGCACCGGGCCTTGGCCAGTTCGAACTGACCGGCTCCGACGCCCACGCCCTCGTCAACCGACTCACCACCGCCGACATCACCCAGCTCCCGCCGGGTCGCTTCGTGCACGCGCTGCTCCTGCGCGACGATGCCACGATCCTCGGTCGCGTGACGATCTATCGCTTCCCCGATCAGCTGATGCTGCTGGTCGATGCCGCGCAGAAGGAGGCGGCGTGGGAGTATCTCGTCGCCCGCAAGCGCGGCACCGTCCGCATGCGTGACATCTCGGACGATGTCTGCGTGATCACCGTGCGCGGCCCCGCCGCCGCGGTGCGCCTCGCGCGGCTGCTCGATCCGACGCCGACCGAGGGCGGTGACGTCGTCGGCGCGCGCCTCGCGGGCGTCGATCTCTTCGCGGCACGCGCCACGCTCGACGGCCCGGAAGGTTTCGACTTCTTCTGTCGCCAGCGTGATCGCGCCTCGCTCGAGTCCGCCCTGAAGAGCGCGGCGGTCGAACCCGTTGGCGAGGAAGCGTGGCAACTCTTTCGTGCCGAATGGGGGACCGCGCGGGTCGGGTTCGAAATCGACGCCGAGGACACGCCCGTCGAGGCGGGGTTGGAATCGCAGGTCGCCGAAGGGAAGGGCGCGCCGTTCCCGGGCGAGACCGCACTCGCCGCGCGGCGTCGCACCGGCGCCATCAAGCGGCTCGCGGGATTCAGCGTGGCCGGTGACGAGCTGCCTCCCGTCGGCGCGTCCGTGCGCGTCGGCGGTCATCTGGTGGACCGGGTGCGGTCGGTGGTGCGCTCACCGCGCGTCGGCATCATCGGGATGACCGCTCTGCCCACCTCGACCGAAGCCGCGGGCACGCCGTTGGTGATCGAGTCCGACGGCCGCAGCTGGACCGCTGACGTGGTGCGGCGTCCGTTCGTGTCGCGCAGCACGCCGCCGCTGGAACCCGAGGGGTGA
- a CDS encoding MogA/MoaB family molybdenum cofactor biosynthesis protein, which produces MRVAVLTISDAASRGEREDRSGAAIVEWIGEHQGSLAARALVPDEADRISTQLLTWSDGGAVDVILTTGGTGLAPRDVTPEATRAVLDREAPGIADALRRAGQSEVPTSILSRGVAGARGATLIVNLPGSPGGVRDGLAALLPILPHAVRQLHGDTEH; this is translated from the coding sequence ATGCGGGTGGCTGTGTTGACGATCTCCGATGCCGCGTCGCGCGGTGAGCGCGAGGACCGCTCCGGCGCGGCGATCGTCGAGTGGATCGGCGAGCATCAGGGCTCGCTCGCCGCGCGGGCACTGGTCCCCGACGAGGCCGACCGGATCTCGACGCAGCTGCTGACCTGGTCGGACGGCGGCGCGGTGGATGTGATCCTCACCACTGGCGGCACTGGCCTCGCCCCCCGCGACGTGACGCCCGAGGCGACGCGCGCCGTGCTGGATCGCGAGGCGCCGGGGATCGCCGATGCGCTGCGGCGCGCGGGGCAATCTGAAGTGCCGACGTCGATCCTCTCGCGCGGCGTGGCGGGTGCGCGCGGCGCGACGCTGATCGTCAACCTCCCCGGATCGCCGGGTGGCGTACGCGATGGTCTCGCGGCGCTGCTGCCGATTCTTCCGCATGCCGTGCGCCAGTTGCACGGCGACACCGAGCACTGA
- a CDS encoding sigma-54-dependent Fis family transcriptional regulator — protein MAAQVVITLADLELAVPLDRALENAGVASAVVVTADEARAAIRREHPDLLVITGALHEPSIAALASYARDHETAVLVLHEPGDRERGERLGATEIVTKPLASDDLVATVRRMVERHALQRRTGIFGDSPPVHEVLVKIEQMAPVSSTVLIQGESGTGKELVAKAIHDLSPRRGRPFIAINCAALPETLLESELFGHEKGAFTGAAERRLGRFELADTGTIFLDEIGEIPPSVQVKLLRVLETRSFFRLGGVSPIKVDVRVVAATNRALKDQVANGAFRDDLYYRLNVLSIYLPPLRERSGDIPLLVKRFVKEFTAQHDRPFPGISSEAMLRLVNAPWPGNVRQLRNLVESMVVLAPGNEIRASDIPADINDGAVGVLPMRMPVVGTRETGGLAVGGAEFEFILRSLMELRMQVEELRRRLEDRHTPVHVIEVSEPHGVTIPVIGAPTASGIEAIGAIGPIDPEVEEPEPEAQVLYRPGMTMSEVEKATILAVLEEFRGNRRKAAQVLGIGERTLYRKLKEFDIV, from the coding sequence ATGGCTGCCCAGGTTGTCATCACCCTCGCCGATCTCGAGCTGGCCGTCCCGCTCGATCGCGCCCTGGAGAACGCCGGCGTCGCGAGCGCCGTCGTCGTCACCGCCGACGAGGCGCGGGCGGCCATTCGTCGCGAGCATCCCGACCTGCTGGTGATCACCGGCGCGTTGCACGAGCCGAGCATCGCGGCGCTCGCGAGCTATGCGCGCGACCACGAGACCGCCGTGCTCGTGCTCCACGAGCCCGGCGATCGCGAGCGGGGCGAACGCCTCGGCGCCACCGAAATCGTCACCAAGCCGCTGGCAAGTGACGACCTCGTGGCCACCGTCCGCCGCATGGTCGAGCGGCATGCCCTGCAGCGACGGACCGGGATCTTCGGTGACTCGCCGCCGGTGCACGAAGTGCTGGTCAAGATCGAGCAGATGGCGCCGGTGTCGAGCACCGTGCTCATCCAGGGCGAATCGGGCACCGGCAAGGAACTCGTCGCGAAGGCGATCCACGATCTCTCGCCGCGCCGCGGCCGGCCCTTCATCGCGATCAACTGCGCCGCGCTGCCGGAGACGCTGCTCGAGAGCGAACTCTTCGGCCACGAGAAGGGCGCCTTCACCGGCGCGGCGGAACGGCGCCTCGGCCGCTTCGAGCTGGCCGACACGGGGACGATCTTCCTCGACGAGATCGGCGAGATTCCGCCGAGCGTGCAGGTCAAGCTGCTGCGCGTGCTGGAGACGCGATCCTTCTTCCGGCTCGGCGGCGTGTCGCCGATCAAGGTCGACGTGCGCGTCGTCGCCGCGACGAACAGGGCGCTGAAGGACCAGGTCGCCAACGGCGCCTTCCGCGACGACCTCTACTACCGCCTCAACGTCCTCTCGATCTATCTGCCGCCGCTGCGGGAGCGGAGCGGTGACATTCCGTTGCTCGTGAAGCGCTTCGTGAAGGAGTTCACGGCGCAGCATGATCGCCCGTTTCCGGGGATCAGCAGCGAGGCGATGCTGCGGCTGGTGAACGCGCCGTGGCCCGGCAACGTGCGCCAGCTCCGCAACCTGGTCGAGTCGATGGTGGTGCTCGCGCCGGGGAACGAGATCCGCGCCAGCGACATTCCCGCCGACATCAACGACGGCGCCGTCGGGGTCCTCCCGATGCGGATGCCGGTGGTCGGCACCCGCGAGACCGGCGGGCTGGCGGTGGGTGGCGCCGAGTTCGAGTTCATCCTTCGCTCGTTGATGGAATTGCGGATGCAGGTCGAGGAGTTGCGTCGCCGTCTGGAGGATCGCCACACTCCCGTGCACGTCATCGAGGTCTCGGAGCCACATGGTGTCACAATTCCAGTCATCGGGGCGCCGACCGCCTCGGGGATCGAGGCCATTGGAGCGATTGGGCCGATCGATCCAGAGGTCGAGGAGCCGGAGCCCGAGGCGCAGGTCCTCTACCGGCCGGGGATGACGATGTCGGAGGTCGAAAAGGCGACGATTCTGGCGGTTCTTGAGGAATTCCGGGGCAATCGGCGGAAGGCGGCCCAGGTTCTGGGGATCGGTGAGCGGACGCTGTACCGCAAGCTGAAGGAGTTCGATATCGTCTAA
- a CDS encoding diguanylate cyclase: MHLAIDPSRCVACLACVRACPTDAIALPPEARVVEIVEENCISCGECIPSCPHQAISASGAVDRALAIAEGGNGALILAPEAVVHFHPASPEQLVNACYEAGFRLVSRGVIGDELVAQQYLKLWEDPDWGTLIRSTDPVAVAAITAHYPELVPYLAPVTYPCVAEARFLRRLHGDSLPVVYAGVSAPGGTVPELDALLSFADLEQLFALREVRPETLPRTHSRVPPETRRHMSVAGGLPLEMVVSGSSRGRRLLAVRGLENVPALSRAVGHDRIDLGFVDFLSHAGALGHPAAGPKDELFRRRMLVQQYELPRSRQPVVPDQPDVQVGAAFAFGHRREQAEPAAVLTILEAIGTGPNGKAWDCRACGYPSCHRFAQAAALGRASLRQCVPWLSKRAEDASRDASTDALTGLASYRSLQQRLSHEMERSKRSGDSFAVLFIDLDRLKELNDRYGHERGNTVLRSVADEIRKTIRATDLAARYGGDEFVVLLTRTDRAGALRVADALRDRIEQSGRRLGFLAGQITASVGVAEYDPSQPNEGPLLEQADRALYLAKSAGRNTVA, translated from the coding sequence TTGCACCTCGCCATTGACCCTTCGCGTTGCGTCGCTTGTCTGGCCTGCGTTCGCGCCTGCCCGACCGATGCGATTGCCCTCCCGCCCGAGGCGCGCGTGGTCGAAATCGTCGAGGAAAACTGCATCAGTTGCGGCGAGTGCATCCCCTCCTGTCCCCATCAGGCGATCTCAGCCTCAGGAGCGGTGGATCGGGCGCTGGCGATTGCCGAGGGCGGGAACGGGGCACTGATCCTCGCTCCTGAGGCGGTGGTCCATTTTCATCCAGCATCTCCCGAACAACTCGTCAACGCGTGCTACGAGGCGGGCTTCCGGTTGGTCTCCCGGGGGGTCATCGGCGACGAGCTGGTGGCGCAGCAATACCTCAAGTTGTGGGAGGATCCCGACTGGGGGACCCTCATCCGGAGCACCGACCCGGTCGCGGTCGCGGCCATTACGGCCCACTATCCCGAGCTGGTCCCCTATCTGGCCCCCGTGACCTACCCGTGCGTGGCCGAGGCGCGATTCCTGCGTCGTTTGCATGGGGATTCCCTCCCGGTGGTGTACGCCGGGGTGAGTGCCCCAGGGGGCACGGTCCCCGAGCTCGACGCCCTGCTCTCCTTTGCGGACCTCGAGCAGCTCTTTGCCTTGCGGGAAGTCCGGCCGGAAACGCTGCCCCGGACCCACTCCCGGGTGCCGCCCGAGACGCGCCGGCACATGTCGGTGGCGGGTGGGTTGCCGCTGGAGATGGTGGTGAGCGGCTCGTCGCGTGGGCGGCGGCTGCTGGCGGTCCGGGGGTTGGAGAATGTGCCGGCGCTGTCGCGGGCGGTGGGGCACGACCGGATCGACCTCGGCTTCGTGGACTTCCTCTCCCATGCCGGGGCGCTGGGTCATCCGGCGGCGGGGCCGAAGGACGAGCTGTTCCGGCGGCGGATGTTGGTCCAGCAGTACGAGCTGCCGCGGAGTCGGCAGCCGGTGGTGCCGGACCAGCCGGACGTGCAGGTGGGGGCGGCATTCGCCTTCGGGCATCGGCGGGAGCAGGCCGAGCCGGCGGCGGTGCTGACGATTCTCGAGGCGATCGGGACGGGACCGAACGGGAAGGCCTGGGATTGTCGGGCCTGCGGCTATCCCTCCTGTCATCGCTTCGCCCAGGCGGCGGCATTGGGCCGCGCCTCGCTGCGGCAGTGCGTGCCGTGGCTGTCGAAGCGGGCCGAGGATGCGTCGCGCGATGCGAGCACGGACGCCCTGACGGGACTGGCGAGCTATCGCTCGCTGCAGCAGCGGTTGTCGCACGAGATGGAGCGGAGCAAGCGGAGTGGCGATTCCTTCGCGGTGCTCTTCATCGATCTCGATCGACTCAAGGAGTTGAACGATCGGTACGGCCATGAACGTGGCAACACGGTGCTGCGTAGTGTGGCTGACGAGATCCGGAAGACGATCCGGGCGACCGACCTGGCGGCGCGGTACGGCGGCGACGAGTTCGTGGTGCTGCTGACGCGAACGGACCGGGCGGGTGCGCTGCGAGTCGCCGATGCGTTGCGGGACCGGATCGAGCAGTCGGGTCGGCGGTTGGGCTTCCTCGCCGGGCAGATCACCGCCAGCGTGGGTGTCGCCGAATACGATCCGTCGCAACCGAACGAAGGACCGCTGTTGGAGCAGGCTGATCGCGCGCTGTACCTGGCCAAGTCGGCCGGCCGGAATACCGTCGCCTAG
- a CDS encoding HD-GYP domain-containing protein, producing MAIAAGVVLAIASRLPAVSVDAWTLFSLFFVGCILEVSRTHNKSGGMSGSLVFVFHLAGGLVVGGFWGAATAGVVKAIAELYDRTAGVKAVFNVAERVVSVGLTFIVYRTLGGEHPPSFIEAGTGASVPFEHVLFQVSVFLVSAVVYFVANSAAVNTAVALASGRSVFSTWRANTVWVLGYDIAASSLALGVAWLFVRSIHGNGLQKFVFLGIVLPFLLIRHVYKKLNTVQDLYNELDSAYEQLELNVREQLAMMVKAIEARDPYTSGHSRRVCGLSRAIAVDLGLDAEHVELIENAALLHDVGKIHAEFAPLLQKEGKLTDEEWEIMKTHSARSAELVSLFSRFQGYVVSCVRHHHERWDGRGYPDGIAGMDIPLGARIITIADTIDAMTTNRPYRGALSLEAVVSELNKCRGGQFDTDLVNLTVNSVTVRRLISDPSSVPEYLPSPKIRNRSGAPLRRASLPEGTTGGR from the coding sequence ATGGCGATCGCAGCGGGAGTGGTGCTGGCAATTGCCAGTCGCCTCCCGGCTGTAAGCGTTGATGCATGGACCTTGTTCAGCCTCTTCTTCGTCGGCTGCATCCTCGAGGTATCCCGAACACACAACAAGTCGGGAGGAATGTCCGGCTCTTTGGTGTTCGTATTCCACCTGGCCGGTGGCCTCGTGGTGGGTGGATTCTGGGGTGCAGCAACGGCTGGTGTGGTCAAAGCGATCGCCGAGCTCTATGACCGGACCGCTGGCGTTAAGGCTGTATTCAATGTTGCTGAGCGGGTTGTTTCGGTTGGCCTGACCTTCATCGTGTACCGCACGCTTGGCGGCGAGCATCCGCCATCATTTATCGAAGCAGGAACCGGGGCATCCGTTCCGTTCGAGCATGTTCTGTTTCAGGTCAGCGTGTTTTTGGTCTCGGCTGTCGTCTACTTCGTGGCGAATTCTGCTGCCGTCAACACTGCCGTTGCCCTCGCGAGCGGCCGTTCGGTCTTCTCCACCTGGCGTGCGAACACTGTATGGGTGCTCGGGTACGATATCGCTGCCAGTTCCTTGGCACTCGGTGTCGCCTGGCTCTTCGTGCGATCGATCCATGGGAACGGCTTGCAAAAGTTCGTGTTCCTCGGAATCGTACTCCCGTTCCTCCTGATCCGTCACGTTTACAAGAAGCTGAACACTGTCCAAGACCTGTACAATGAACTGGATTCAGCATACGAGCAGCTTGAGCTGAACGTTCGCGAACAACTCGCGATGATGGTGAAGGCAATCGAAGCTCGAGATCCGTATACGTCTGGCCACTCACGGCGCGTCTGCGGTCTCTCGCGCGCAATCGCGGTTGATCTCGGGCTCGACGCCGAGCACGTCGAATTGATTGAGAACGCCGCACTGCTTCACGATGTCGGAAAGATTCACGCCGAGTTTGCCCCGCTGCTCCAAAAAGAGGGGAAGCTGACGGATGAAGAATGGGAGATAATGAAGACACACTCGGCCAGGAGTGCCGAGTTGGTCTCGCTGTTCTCTCGCTTCCAGGGCTACGTCGTTTCTTGTGTCCGTCATCACCACGAGCGTTGGGATGGTCGCGGCTATCCGGATGGTATTGCGGGCATGGACATCCCACTCGGCGCGCGGATCATCACGATCGCTGACACAATCGATGCGATGACGACGAATCGTCCCTACCGTGGGGCGCTCTCGCTCGAAGCCGTAGTGTCCGAACTCAACAAGTGCCGCGGTGGTCAATTCGACACAGATTTGGTCAACCTCACCGTTAACTCGGTTACCGTTCGTCGATTGATTAGCGACCCGTCCTCGGTGCCTGAATACCTGCCTTCCCCGAAGATCCGCAATCGCTCGGGCGCGCCGCTTCGGCGGGCTTCGCTCCCTGAGGGCACGACAGGAGGGAGGTAG